Below is a window of Populus alba chromosome 2, ASM523922v2, whole genome shotgun sequence DNA.
TCAGCTTCATGacaggagaaaaaaacaaaacaccttgGCGCTGTTAGTTCGACAAGTAGAGCTGCTTGACGTCATCTCACACGAATCGAGTTAAAATATGACTCCCACTTACAGGAGGAATCATAAAAGATAAACAACTGTCCGTAGTTACCAGCGTGTTTGgcaatataataacaattattttttaaataatttttcatgctaaaatatatgttaaagattttttttattttttaaaaattatttttaacatcagcacatcaaaacgattcaaaaaatacaaacacactcaattttttttttttaaaatgaaatttttaggAACGGAGATTGAACCACGATCTCAAACATAGTGTTAGTTCCTTTTAGTTGCTGTAAAGTTACTTATATGGAaagtaaattttgaaaattgaattattttatatattatatatatatatatattagtattttaaatttattttaataatataaaatatattttttaaaaatatattattttaatatatttttaaattaaaaattttattttaaaaaaccaccaACACCAGAATGTTCAAACACCAATGAAACCCTTAAAATTCCAAAGCATAAAGAAGGCCCAAAGCCCAAGATATGATTTTCCTACTTACAAGCAAATTAAATGCCCCTCTCTGTTTCCAAACCCTGTATTAAATGCAGCAGCTGGAAAATCCACCCACCTTCCCCCCCAAAAAATCTACCCTAATCCCCAGAcccttcttttctctcaccCCCCAAATGGACTCCCAATTCCTCTTTAAACCCAAATGTCCCCCGCCACCGTCACCACCTCCACTTCCCCTCCCTCCTCTAATTATCTCACCAACCTTGGCCTTGGCTATTCTATAGCCATAGCCCTTGGCTTTCTCGTCCTTGCCTCCACTATTCTCCTTGCTTCCTACATATGTTGTCGCGCCACCCGAAATCGCTCTCGTAActccaacaacaacaattattcAAACTCTACAGCTGATGGAATAATGCTTCCTCGCATTATTTTCGTCGCTGAAGACGATGAAGAACACGAACGTGATTTGGAAGGTGCTGCTGTTGGACTCGACCAAGCTGTTATAAACTCGTACCCGAAATTCCAGTTTAGTAGAGATGGTGGGTTCAGCGAAAGAACCGATAATCTTAACAATACTTGCTCGATCTGTTTGTGCGAGTATAAAGATATGGAGATGTTAAGAATGATGCCTGAGTGCAGGCATTACTTTCACTCGCTCTGTCTTGATGCCTGGCTTAAGCTTAACGGGTCGTGCCCGGTCTGTCGGAACTCACCGTTGCCTACTCCGCTCTCTACACCATTGTCGGAGGTTGTGCCCTTATCGCAGTATGCAGAAG
It encodes the following:
- the LOC118057831 gene encoding RING-H2 finger protein ATL67 — translated: MSPATVTTSTSPPSSNYLTNLGLGYSIAIALGFLVLASTILLASYICCRATRNRSRNSNNNNYSNSTADGIMLPRIIFVAEDDEEHERDLEGAAVGLDQAVINSYPKFQFSRDGGFSERTDNLNNTCSICLCEYKDMEMLRMMPECRHYFHSLCLDAWLKLNGSCPVCRNSPLPTPLSTPLSEVVPLSQYAEDRRRR